The sequence below is a genomic window from Lepus europaeus isolate LE1 chromosome 9, mLepTim1.pri, whole genome shotgun sequence.
tctctgctgtggcctgggaaagcagaagatggcccaagtccttgggcccctgcacccatgtgggagacgtggaagaagttcctggctttggatcagcacaactccagctgttgcagccaactggggagttagccaacggatggaagacttctctctttctctgcctctcctctctctaacttttttttttttttttttgacaggcagaatggatagtgagagagagagagagacagagagaaaggtcttcctttttgccgttggttcaccctccaatggccactgcggccagcgcactgtggccggtgcatcgtgctgatccgaagccaggagccaggtgcttctcctggtctcccatgcgggtgcagggcccaaggacttgggccaccctccactgcactcccgggccacagcagagagctggcctggaagaggggcaaccgggatagaacccggtatgccagcaccgcaaggcggaggattagcctgttgagccacggcgccggcctgtaactctgactttcaaataaataaataaataaatctcttttcttttgttgttgttgttgacaggcagagttagacagtgagagagagagagacagagagaaaggtctttcttccgttggttcaacccccaaatggccactacagctggcgcgctgtggctggcgtgccgcgccaatccaaagccaggagccagttgcttcctcctggtctcccatgcgggtgcagggcccaagcacctgggccatcctccactgccttcccaggccacagcagagagctggactggaagaggagcaaccgggacagaatccggtgccccaacctggactagaacctggggtgccagcgatgcaggcggaggattagccaagtgagccacagtgccggccataaatcaatcaatcttaaaaaaaaaaaaaaaaggaactctaTTGTGTTCATACAATGAAATCACCTAAGGACACATTTCTCAGAAGTATCACCACTGTTAAGCATCGAACAATTATAATGCTTATTGATTTACTTCATAATTACCTTTTGTTCCAGTCATTTCCAGTATCATAAAGCTTCTTCCCATAATAAGCATAGTACAAATATTTTGAACATAATTTCACAGGTTTGTGGTCCTCCTAAAGCCTATTCATGgactacagaaaggcagagacagagacagagagatctcccatccactggtccactcccgggatggctgcaatggccagagctgcactgatgtgaagccaggagccaggagctttttccaggtctcccatgtggctgcatgggcccaaggacttgggcaatcttctactactttcccaggccacagcagagagctggatgggaagtggagcagccaggaatcgaaccagtgtccttatgggatgttagcactgccggcggcggctttacttactacaccacagcactgatcccGTGACTTCATTTTTAGAAGtaataataggccggcgccgcggctcactaggctaatcctccgccttgtggcgccggcacactgggttctagtcccggtcagggcaccgatcctgtcccggttgcccctcttccaggccagctctctgctgtggccagggagtgcagtggagggtggcccaagtccttgggccctgcaccccatgggagaccagaagcacctggctcctgccatcggatcagcgcggtgcgccggccacagcgcgcctaccgcggcggccattggagggtgaaccaacagcaaaggaagacctttctctctgtctctctctcactgtccactctgcctgtcaaaaaaaaaaaaaaaaaagaaaaagaagtaataattggtgctggcgctgtgccgcagcaggttaaaccaccgcccacagcgctggcatcccatatgggtgttggtttgagttccggctgctccacttctgatcaagctctctgctaatatgtctgggaaagcagaggattttggcccaagtccttgggtccctgcacccttgtgggagatctggaagaagttcctggcttccttcaGACTGGCAGAGAGGCcagtcgtggtggccatttggggagtgaactagcagatggaagatgtctctctttccctatctctgcttctccctctctgtaactctgtcttttaaataaataaataaatctttaaaaaaaaagtggtaataATTTCCAGAAATGGACTCATTTTCTCATGAAGATCCTAGAAATGTCAACGTCTCACACTCTAACTTAACTTTGTAAGCCAATAGATGCTACCAGTTAAAATGTTACCAGTTATTAATGCTATTAGATACTAACTTAGTAAGAAGCACAAACAAATTCcgcttgaaaacattttattaaacattttgggATGTTGCTTCCtaacttttaataataaaaaacaagcaTTTCAACAAAATCAAATCCACAGGGAAGGCATTTTCGTTGtttaaagaaatatgaataaaatgtacattaacatttaaaacaaagtatCTCACTGCCAAAACATTAACTATCTCATGAGCACAACAATTTCTAAGCACACGAGGATCATGTAGTGATTTTAATATTCCTAGGAATGATGAGTGATTGGCCCATCTATGGCTTAGGGTTGGCTTCCATACTTGTTTCTTGAGCTTCTTCTACCTCTGAGAGCTTTTCATCATCTGTAATTGAGAAAGAAACATACAACCTTAGTCAAATTTGCCCAAATTTTGTCTCTAGTGAATATATGAGAACACTGTTATCCTTTATTAGCCAACacatttaaagcaaaaatagtgAAAAAGATAGCTTGTATCTATAATCAGCCCAAATGAagtgtttggtttttaaaattctatggGTTGTTGTTGATTAGTTGAATCAAAATGCAAAATCTGCACACTAGATTCCCTACCAAATTTTACCCCCCAAAATACCAGTCTTAGGCTCCTCAAAATTCAGAAGATCAGGTTGAAGGGTAATTTCCAATTGGCTACAGAAAATATAACAGCACATCTATAGTTCCCAAAGGCACTCACCATTCAATAGGTATGCAAATATTCTTATACACTGAATACTTACCTTGCTTATCAGGGTTCTGAATCATTTCTTTATAGAATAAACTATAATAACCAAGAAAAATTCTAAATCCATCAtcattaaatttttcttaaactatttgtcatatatttaagttatatattAGTATAAAGTAAGGCTTTTCTGCATAACTTTACGAAGCTAAACAACATGGATGCCTGCTAACATTATCCAGCTTTTCTCCTGTTCAGAAATGTAAGATATACTCTCTTCACAatgcatatttcttttatttatctgaaagtcagagttacaaagagagagacaaagagaaagagaggacagagagagaaatcttccatctactggttcactccccaaatggctgcaacagcaggggatGTGCTGGGCCgatgccagaagtcaggagcttcttccgggtctcccatgtaagtaggagccccagcacttgggccatctttggctgctttcccaggcacattagcagggagctggatgggaagtggagccgccaggacttgaaatgaagACCACAGGGATCCCAGCACTATgcgacaacactggccccccaaaatGCATATTTCAAAAGGCATCTCCCTGTATAACATAGTTTTCATAAGCATTCATTTTGAGATTATTCTACTTACTTTCCAATGTTTGCTGAAGTTCGTGGATGGTACTAAGAAGAACGTGAAACTGTTTACGTCTCAATTCAAGCTGTgttaacaagaaaataaaattttgcaaaTTGACCTATTATAAGCATATATGTATCACAATGCTAACATAATATGTAAATACCTTATCTTCAACACTTTCTTTAATGTGTGAAAGATGCTCTAATTCTTTTCCCAGAGACTctagttccctgaaaaaaaagttATAGTTTGCCAATTGAAAGAACAGAATTTACATTTAATACCAAATTTCTAGTTACTAAATAGTATTTCAAAAATCACAAAAggataagaagtttaacaatCCACTCTAACAAGACTTTCAAAGCTGAGGATTATTTCTTCTTActcctttttattatttacaatttggacaaattttgtaaaatacaaGGAAACAGATAATAACAAGTTCCAAGAACTGATACATTTTCACatactgccatttttttttctataaagataTAAGACACTGGTGGTAGCTCTTTGGACCTTATCTGCAGTCTTCTCTCCCAGGTCCTTTTTCTACTCTAGCCCTATTTATGCAACCTTATTAAATCTAATgcttttttaatgtatatatttaattcaTGAATAATTTACAGCATTAATATACCaaatattacatataaaatgtttcaagatgatttaatttttataaatgtttactaCCTGTGTTTCACAAACTTAGGAATAATTTACAATTTATTGCATGTCTTATTTCTTTCACTAAAGTTTTAAGATCTGTGCTTTGATagtttatatgtacatatatctaATTTACCCTTTTaaattgatatttaattttttttttttttgacaggcagagtggatagtgagagagacagagagaaaggtcttcctttgccattggttcaccctccaatggctgcgcggccggtgcaccacgctgatccaatggcaggagtcaggtgcttatcctggtctcccatgtgggtgcagggcccaagcacttgggccatcctccactgcactccctggccacagcagagagctggcctggaagaggggcaaccaggatagaatccggcaccccgactgggactagaacccggtgtgccagcgccgcaaggcggaggattagcctattgagccatggcgctggccgataTTTAATATTCTAGTATGTGAATGGGTCATACTCTATTTATCTACTTTCCTACTGATGCatattaaataccttgaaatggGTTGAAAAGGATATGGCTCTCAGAAATCACACAGCTAGTGAAATTTTGAATTCATAAATTGGTGATGCTAAGAAGACACAGACCTAATCCAATTATGCTGTCTAGCAGGTGGGCCTattgggaggtccttaggtccctgGGAGCATGCTCTCAGAGGCAGTTCTCACAAGAGGACTGGTTATTAAAGCCTAGGTTGGTGCAgccattctctctgcttcctgccttgcTGTGTGATCCTTCCCCGGCCAGCACGCCTCCCTGCCATGTGATGCTCTGCAATGCTGTGGGAACTGCCACAGAAACTGAACCACAGGGCTGCCCAATCCTGAACTGTGAgcctccaaaactgggagccaagataaacttccttcctttctaagCAGCTTGTCTTGGGTATCTTGTTATAGTAATGAAACACTGACTAATAGAGACCCATAGGCAGCAAGGCTGGAGGAAGAAAACTTCAATCTAGCAGTATCAGAATATGTGATACTGAATATCGAATCTTCCTTTTAAACACAGATGTCTATCTGTAAGAGGAAATGTATAGTTTAGCACACGAAGATTTCTGTATAAATGTCGTTGCCTTTCAAAGTAAAGCACTAAACTTACTTCAATGTCTCATGCCTGTCTGGATGGTGCTGGATCACTTTTGCCAAAGCATCATATTctgaaagacataaaaatatttaccaaactAAGGTCTTTTGAATCTGtattatcaaaacaaaacagataataCCACAAATCTCCCCTAAATGTTTCCTTAATACCTAAAGAGAGGAAAAAATTGAGAGATGGAAAGAGTATTGCcagaattggaaaaaatagaGTATTGACAAAATGCATTCAACCATAACTGGAATGACATGTGACCGTCGAACATGTTCCAAACAGGATTTAAACtcctaattctgtttttaatttctattttctagaaGGAATGTAAGAGGTCAGCATATGCATAAATGATCAGCGAATCGTCAAGTGGGCTGATTCTATATGCCCAGAAGAGGAGtgatggaggagggaggagtATGAGGAGGAGGACCaagatgaagaggaagaagaaggtgaAGGAggactgggaaagaagtggaggaggcGGAGGAAGGAAGTGGGGGTTGGAACACCAGGGAGagtaagaggaggagggggatgaagaggggaaggagagaaggaggaggacaaATACAACAATAACAGTGAGGTAAATATTTCCCAATATTAACTTAGTCAACAGCAAATTATACTTCTCACTCATTCTGATTTCAGAAActgagaaataatttaaaatttaggcCCTTGTTTCTCCTTCACTGAGGCCTCCAGGGTAAGTTCCTGGTAATCTTTCTTATGAAAGAATAAATGGAGGATCCTCTTAGAATTcttattaaccaaaaaaaaaaaaaaaaaaaaaaaaaaaaaaaaaaaaaaaaaaagacactacctgaatatatttttaaatgattttagaactgatattattaaatacatatatctCATAGTAAACTGGCCATTGAAATGtcatcatgtacattttagaCTCAACAAAacctaacttttaaaaagaaaaaattatcctGATTcgttcattaaaaaataaagttcattgtATTGGAACTCAGCATACTAATTCAGTAAAGTGaggctttttatttaattttttttacttacaaaataatatatggtcagtgtaaaacaaaacaaaaatgaaaagaacttaAGGCATAAAAACACCTCCCCAAATCAATGAATAATATTCTAATTTCCTTCTAGTTTCCATATGTATGTCATAGATGTGATTatacattttatctttattttttccaatataCATTATAGGAAGAGCAATGCCctatcattaaaattattttcaaatatcttttataAACTCTAAGGACATAccccaattttaaaaaaacagaattagaaaaagactacatttaattttcttattaatattaAAAGCCTGTAAATGCTTGCAGTGTACTTAATAAAAACTTACTGTatcttactttcctttttttttttttaaagatttatttgaaaagtagaatgacagacagaagggacagagagaaagagatcttctatccactggttcactccccagatgtggagctgggccaggctgaagcctagagccaggaactccatcccagtctcccaggtggtggcatgggcccaagtatgtggaccaTCATTAGCTGCCCTCTCAggtacaaattagcaggaagctggattggaatcggaggcagccgggacttgagccagtgctatCATAAACATCCTGTATCATAAACAGAttcttaactcactgtgccacaatgctggtccctcatttttttttttaaaagttgctccattaagtaaataaaattctgtAAATCTAGGAGTACAAATTGTGACACAGCAGTTCaggctgcttgggatacctgcatcccttatctgaGCACTGGTCTGGGTCCcaatgctctgcttctggtccagtccTCCACTAATGTgcttgaaaggcagcagatgatagctccagagtttgtgcccctgccacccacatgggaagtttgatggagctcctggctcctggctttggcctggcccagcccttctgctgcttccatttcagggctgaaccagcagacagaagatttctctttccccctgtcactctttcaaatttaaaaagtaataataataaaaaaaacctctaaatCTATTGTACTGATGTAAATCACCTTCACCGATTAACCATAACATTATTTCAGCAAAGAGGtatgaaaatagtaaaaatactTAAGGCATACTTGGACAATTAACACAAATTCAGTAATAATTTTCTTTACTCAGAGCCTTCCTTCTCCATATTAAAGAATAATACTGTATTAAAGGACTGaattcctaatttctttttatacTTTAGCTGCAGATTTTACAATATTAAAAACCGTACAAAATATCAGTCATTAATAAAGTATGTGCACACTAAATCCCTCAAAACCCTTACCTTGGCGATTTTTTCGTATTCGTTTTGcttgaagaatttgttttttgcACTCAGCAATTTTTTCATGTGCTCCAGCAATGCTACATTCTATACAAAATGGTTTTATAACTTAGTTATAAAAACATGTATAATTTCAAtccattttcaattttaaaatgtgcttctACATAAGTTTCACTGCTAGTAGAAAACACACTGGCATTTAAAATAATAGTTAAACCTAAAGTATAGAATCATTTTAGAATACAGCTTTTTGTAGCTAACACTTActgtgttatttttattaatatgataaTGATTATTATTCTTTTACCATCAATCAAAAAAGTTACTGCAAATAGTGTTTTCTTTAGGTCATAAAACaataaatttacaaagaaataataatcaCTTTAACTTTCCTTAcctatttctttataaattttttcataattttccatttctctgagaTTCATATCATATACCAGTAATGTTTTGCCCATTGAAAATTCACATTGTGACAGTGTGCTCAGCATACGTTGGTACTGGCTGTATCtaatgaaaaacagagagacaggacAAAGAGAATGTGAATTGCCAAAACTGAACGATTAAAATGCAGGCAAAGACTTGCTAATGAAATTAGACCAAGTTCTGagaaaattatttactttatttaaaataatttagagtattttttttttttaaagatttacttagttacttgaatggcagagttacagagagagggtaacagagagaaatccttcatctgctggttcactccccaaatggctgcaatcgccaggccaaagccagaagtcctgAACTCCATatgagtgtcccacatgggtggcagggacccaggtagttgggccatcttttgctgctttcccaggtgcattaggaggaagctggatcagatgtggaacagccaggacttgaactggcactcgtatGGATGCTACAGGCATCAGGGTAACCAACTGCACCCTGAGTTCCTGCtccttatgtttttattttcctaatagtGTACTCGAATTTATAAGTTGGTTTGGTTACAAATGCCAAGATGAAAATGTTGATCTTATCAATACAGGCGTACTTCAAACAACTGTTTGCatggctggccttgtggcatagtaggtaaagctgccatttacAATGCTGATGTCCCATATGCGTAATGGtctgagtcgtggctgctccacttctgatccagttccttgataatgcatctgggaaaaccgtggaggatggcccaactgctatGGTGTCTATACCCGTgtgagagaacaggatggagttcctggctcctagctttggcctggcccaaccctaactATTACAGcaattcagggaatgaaccagcagatgaaaaatctctctgtcggccggcgccgtggcttaacaggctaatcctccgccttgcggcgccggcacaccgggttctagtcccggtcggggtgccggattctatcccggttgcccctcttccaggccagctctctgctatggcctgggaaggcagtggaggatggtccaagtccttgggccctgcacccgcatgggagaccaggagaagcacctggctcctggcttcggatcagctcgatgagccggccgcagcggccactggagggtgaaccaacggcaaaaggaagacctttctctctgtctctctctcactatccactctgcctgtcaaaaaaaaaaaaaaaaaaaaatctctctgtctcttactctgtacctctgcttttcaaataaatgaatgaaatttttaaaaataaacaaaaatactttagcaaatatattaagataattattgactttaaagaaggaaaattttTCTATGCTAAAAAAgactatatatattctatattttaatatatattaatatatacattCTATGGCAACTTTCTGTGAACGAtaagaaaatttcatttattttgtcttgCTAAATACTTAACTGTTAAAAGTGACCAAATTAATGAGCCTGAGTTTAATTTTCTTCTTACCAGTTTGCCTTCTGCATGTTTTAATAAATATACGGGTGGCGGAGGCAGTTGCTGTGGAGCAGGGTTAGACACcagcaccccaccctggagtgccggctcaagtcctggctcctccatttccaatccagcttcctgctaatgcacctgggaaggcagtagatgatggcttgagcccctgcttcctcctggcttcagcctggccctacacTAGCTggagggggcatttggggagtgaaccagcagatgaaggatctttctctctctctctgccttttaagtagatgaaaataaataaataagcattaaaaaataatataaaggagGACTACGAAGAGAAGGCCAGAAAAATCTACTCTTGAGTAAACAAAATTTGACTCCAGTGGACATCTAAGGTGAGTGAAAATGTGAAATAGTAACAATACCTTAACAAAATCACATCAGAACATTGGCAAAGAAACAACAATGAATTGAAATACCCCTCTTCCTGAGATCCAGAGTTGCACCACTTAATGAAACTCTTCACCAGCAGATTAATTCTCCGGTCATCTCCTGCTCCATCTCCATCAATGAGGAGACGCTTCCGTATGACTTCGTCTGGGTGAAAGAAGGCCAGTATGAATCAGTGAACATCTGGCTCCTCGGGACTTTCAAAGGGCAACCAATGTCA
It includes:
- the THOC7 gene encoding THO complex subunit 7 homolog isoform X2, with product MGAVTDDEVIRKRLLIDGDGAGDDRRINLLVKSFIKWCNSGSQEEGYSQYQRMLSTLSQCEFSMGKTLLVYDMNLREMENYEKIYKEIECSIAGAHEKIAECKKQILQAKRIRKNRQEYDALAKVIQHHPDRHETLKELESLGKELEHLSHIKESVEDKLELRRKQFHVLLSTIHELQQTLENDEKLSEVEEAQETSMEANPKP
- the THOC7 gene encoding THO complex subunit 7 homolog isoform X4, which translates into the protein MLSTLSQCEFSMGKTLLVYDMNLREMENYEKIYKEIECSIAGAHEKIAECKKQILQAKRIRKNRQEYDALAKVIQHHPDRHETLKELESLGKELEHLSHIKESVEDKLELRRKQFHVLLSTIHELQQTLENDEKLSEVEEAQETSMEANPKP
- the THOC7 gene encoding THO complex subunit 7 homolog isoform X1, translating into MDQGLPELIEPGYFRKFMERDEVIRKRLLIDGDGAGDDRRINLLVKSFIKWCNSGSQEEGYSQYQRMLSTLSQCEFSMGKTLLVYDMNLREMENYEKIYKEIECSIAGAHEKIAECKKQILQAKRIRKNRQEYDALAKVIQHHPDRHETLKELESLGKELEHLSHIKESVEDKLELRRKQFHVLLSTIHELQQTLENDEKLSEVEEAQETSMEANPKP
- the THOC7 gene encoding THO complex subunit 7 homolog isoform X3, with the protein product MDQGLPELIEPGYFRKFMERDEVIRKRLLIDGDGAGDDRRINLLVKSFIKWCNSGSQEEGYSQYQRMLSTLSQCEFSMGKTLLVYDMNLREMENYEKIYKEIEYDALAKVIQHHPDRHETLKELESLGKELEHLSHIKESVEDKLELRRKQFHVLLSTIHELQQTLENDEKLSEVEEAQETSMEANPKP